Within Amycolatopsis sp. cg5, the genomic segment TCGAGAACCGGTCGCTGCAGCGACGGCTGACCGACGAGCTGCGCGCGTTCGAAGCGGCCGAGGGCCGCGCGGTGGTGATCGGCCAGCGGAAGCTGCCGTTCGACACCGTCATGCTCGAGAACCGGCGGGGCGCGGCCGATCTGGCCAAGGGCCTCGCCGGTCTCGGGCATCGCTCGTTCGCGGTGCTCGCCGGGCCGCCGGAGCTGCTGACCTCGCGGGACCGGGTGACCGGTTTCCGCGAGGCGCTCGGCCACCAAGGGCTCACGCTGCCGCCGAAACAGGTGCTGCACACGGTGTTCACCCGCGACGGCGGCTACCAGGCCATGGTGCGGCTGATCGACGGGGGTTTCCGCGACGGCTGCGTCTTCGCGGTGAACGACGTGATGGCCGTCGGCGCCATGGCCGCCTGCCGTGACCGCGGCCTGCGCGTGCCGCAGGACATCGCGGTCGCCGGGTTCGACGACATCATCACGCTGCGGGACATCAGGCCCTCACTCTCGACGGTGCGCGTGCCGATCGAGTCCATGGGTGAGAAGGCCTTCGAATTCGCGCTCTCCGACCGGCTCGGGGAGCCGCGGGTGCATCAGGTGACCGGCGAGGTCGTACTACGGGAGAGCACAGCCCGTTAGGGGTGCTGTGCTCGGGTAAAACCTGCGCCGACCTACCATGGGAAAGCGCTTTCACAAGCAGGAGGACGAATGAAGCTCGGCGTGGTCATGAACGGCGTGACCGGACGGATGGGATACCGCCAGCACCTGCTGCGGTCCGTGCTCGCGATCCGTGAGCAGGGCGGTGTCGAACTCGCGGACGGCACCCGGGTCCAGCTGGAGCCGATGCTGGTCGGCCGCAACGCCGACAAGCTGCGTGACATCGCGCAGCGGCACGGACTGGAGAACTGGACGACCGATCTCGACACGGCGCTGTCCGACAGCAATTATCCGGTCTACTTCGACGCGCAGCTGACCCAGGCGCGCGAGAAGGCGCTCATCGCGGCCATGGACGCCGAGCGCCACGTCTACACCGAGAAGCCGACCGCCGAGACCCTCGAAGGCGCGCTCGACCTCGCCAGGCGCGCCGAGGCCGCCGGTGTTAAGAACGGTGTCGTGCACGACAAGCTCTACCTGCCGGGGCTGCTCAAGCTGAAGCGCCTCATCGACTCCGGCTTCTTCGGCCGGATCCTTTCGGTGCGCGGCGAATTCGGCTACTGGGTGTTCGAGGGCGACTGGCAGTCCGCGCAGCGGCCGAGCTGGAACTACCGCGCCGAGGACGGCGGCGGCATCGTGCTCGACATGTTCTGCCACTGGAGCTACGTGCTGGAGAACCTCTTCGGCCGCGTCGAGTCCGTCACCGCCAAGGCCGTCACGCACGTGCCGGAGCGCTTCGACGAGCGTGGCGAGAAGTACGCCGCCACCGCCGACGACTCCGCGTACGGCATCTT encodes:
- a CDS encoding Gfo/Idh/MocA family protein, yielding MKLGVVMNGVTGRMGYRQHLLRSVLAIREQGGVELADGTRVQLEPMLVGRNADKLRDIAQRHGLENWTTDLDTALSDSNYPVYFDAQLTQAREKALIAAMDAERHVYTEKPTAETLEGALDLARRAEAAGVKNGVVHDKLYLPGLLKLKRLIDSGFFGRILSVRGEFGYWVFEGDWQSAQRPSWNYRAEDGGGIVLDMFCHWSYVLENLFGRVESVTAKAVTHVPERFDERGEKYAATADDSAYGIFELAGGIIAQINSSWCVRVNRDELVEFQVDGTHGSAVAGLHGCKIQPRVATPKPVWNPDLAQNEPFREQWQEVPDNAVHDNGFKAQWEQFIRHVVDNEPNHYDFMAGARGLRVAEAGLQSSREGRRIELGELNL
- a CDS encoding LacI family DNA-binding transcriptional regulator, whose amino-acid sequence is MPQRVAGSATLADVAREAGVSLATASRVLNGGNRQVGGELRKSVLQAARRLQYTANGPAQAMARGRGTVVGLLVHDIVDPYFSSIAAGVMRVAAQHRLTVTIASTANHPENELEYVSTLRGQRARAVILAGSRVENRSLQRRLTDELRAFEAAEGRAVVIGQRKLPFDTVMLENRRGAADLAKGLAGLGHRSFAVLAGPPELLTSRDRVTGFREALGHQGLTLPPKQVLHTVFTRDGGYQAMVRLIDGGFRDGCVFAVNDVMAVGAMAACRDRGLRVPQDIAVAGFDDIITLRDIRPSLSTVRVPIESMGEKAFEFALSDRLGEPRVHQVTGEVVLRESTAR